The following coding sequences lie in one Streptomyces venezuelae genomic window:
- a CDS encoding multicopper oxidase domain-containing protein: MDRRSFNRRMLVGGAAAAAGVTSLSVAGAPDASTAEAPPRTAPAGGEVKRIKLYAEKLPDGQMGYGLEKGKASIPGPLIELNEGDTLHIEFENTMDVDASLHVHGMDYEISSDGTRHTKSHVEPGGKRTYTWRTHKPGRRKDGTWRPGTAGYWHYHDHVVGTDHGTTGVRKGLYGPLIVRRKGDLLPDKTFTVVFNDMTINNKAGHDAPAFEATVGDRVEFVSITHGEYYHTFHVHGHRWADNRTGLLTGPDDPSQILDDKITGPGDSFGFQVIAGEGVGAGAWMYHCHVQSHSDMGMAGLFLVKKADGTIPEYEAHHAGASSSSKSPKPSGSSKSPDASDSSGGHHH, encoded by the coding sequence CTGGACAGGCGCAGCTTCAACCGTCGGATGCTCGTCGGCGGCGCGGCAGCGGCGGCGGGGGTGACATCGTTGTCGGTGGCGGGCGCGCCCGACGCGAGCACAGCCGAGGCGCCGCCGAGGACGGCACCGGCGGGCGGCGAGGTCAAGCGCATCAAGCTGTACGCGGAGAAGCTCCCGGACGGGCAGATGGGGTACGGCCTGGAGAAGGGCAAGGCGTCCATTCCCGGCCCGCTCATCGAGCTCAACGAGGGCGACACGCTGCACATCGAGTTCGAGAACACGATGGACGTCGACGCGAGCCTGCACGTGCACGGCATGGACTACGAGATCTCCAGCGACGGCACGAGACACACCAAGAGCCACGTGGAGCCGGGCGGCAAGCGCACGTACACCTGGCGCACGCACAAGCCGGGCCGCCGCAAGGACGGCACCTGGCGCCCCGGCACGGCGGGCTACTGGCACTACCACGACCACGTGGTCGGCACGGACCACGGCACCACGGGCGTGCGCAAGGGGCTCTACGGCCCGCTGATCGTGCGGCGCAAGGGCGATCTGCTGCCCGACAAGACGTTCACCGTCGTGTTCAACGACATGACGATCAACAACAAGGCGGGCCACGACGCCCCCGCGTTCGAGGCGACCGTGGGCGACCGTGTCGAGTTCGTCTCGATCACCCACGGCGAGTACTACCACACGTTCCACGTGCACGGTCACCGCTGGGCGGACAACCGCACGGGCCTCCTGACCGGCCCCGACGACCCTAGCCAGATCCTCGACGACAAGATCACGGGCCCGGGCGACTCCTTCGGCTTCCAGGTCATCGCGGGGGAGGGCGTGGGGGCCGGGGCGTGGATGTACCACTGCCATGTCCAGAGCCACTCGGACATGGGGATGGCGGGGCTGTTCCTGGTGAAGAAGGCGGACGGGACGATTCCGGAGTATGAGGCGCATCATGCAGGGGCGTCGAGCTCATCGAAGTCGCCGAAACCCTCAGGCTCCTCGAAGTCGCCGGACGCGTCGGACTCGTCCGGAGGGCACCACCACTAG
- a CDS encoding HEAT repeat domain-containing protein: protein MFKKRRERKLAELHQELGGALRDPDVAVRAKAAVAAAEGAELEWALRELAGAVAREPWTDDFHETVVDGFCAALRRDDGVRRRVEGIVAAHLDDPEGFLRAWTRFVEELGGPPALREVGEDMQDDMRERLAYLRGQGWTPQGLDGVGRPGDFQRDLAFDFAVMLASLVVRRNEPLGAEDADRLRERARDVFAEALPLAPGSEERTDILVTLARSADGESWSERAQVGLLIDEALDLCADDDSDRTTLGVETLSDLLLFNDTLRYGPVRRALDRLGAGQQPVPRVLAEVLRCYDELQMHKPLDEPPYPLFLEALRHPDADVRRAAADGLNPMAAGSSVEGEAVEGLVRLLDHDEETVVRVAAAQALAGLDCAEERHVGAVTDALQRHADSPVPALRAVSFRDALARHIPDAYDRLLHELESPDVHWAFVAGCLFAALDDGFRVPDDLRPRVLERLERLEADGWADRCAVPDGYPDPDDLAEMLSQLMERLRAGTN, encoded by the coding sequence ATGTTCAAGAAGCGGAGAGAGCGCAAGCTGGCCGAGCTGCATCAGGAGCTGGGAGGCGCTCTGCGCGACCCCGACGTGGCCGTTCGTGCCAAGGCCGCGGTCGCCGCCGCCGAAGGTGCCGAGCTGGAGTGGGCGCTTCGGGAACTGGCCGGGGCCGTGGCGCGCGAGCCGTGGACGGACGACTTCCACGAGACCGTGGTCGACGGGTTCTGTGCCGCGCTGCGACGCGACGACGGGGTACGGCGGCGCGTCGAGGGGATCGTCGCCGCGCACCTGGACGACCCCGAGGGGTTCCTGCGGGCGTGGACCCGGTTCGTCGAGGAGCTCGGCGGGCCCCCGGCCCTGCGGGAGGTCGGCGAGGACATGCAGGACGACATGCGGGAACGCCTCGCGTATCTGCGCGGGCAGGGCTGGACCCCGCAGGGGCTCGACGGGGTCGGACGGCCCGGGGACTTCCAGCGCGATCTCGCGTTCGACTTCGCCGTGATGCTGGCGTCGCTCGTCGTACGCAGGAACGAACCGCTGGGCGCGGAGGACGCGGACCGGCTGCGGGAGCGGGCGCGGGACGTGTTCGCGGAAGCGCTGCCCCTCGCGCCGGGTTCCGAGGAGCGCACCGACATCCTGGTCACCCTCGCGCGGAGCGCCGACGGGGAGTCGTGGAGCGAGCGCGCGCAGGTCGGTCTGCTGATCGACGAGGCTCTTGACCTCTGCGCCGACGACGACTCGGACCGCACCACCCTCGGTGTCGAGACGCTCTCGGACCTGCTGCTGTTCAACGACACGCTCCGGTACGGACCGGTCCGCCGGGCCCTGGACCGGCTGGGCGCGGGGCAACAGCCCGTCCCCCGCGTCCTGGCCGAGGTCTTGCGCTGTTACGACGAGCTCCAGATGCACAAGCCCTTGGACGAGCCGCCCTACCCGCTGTTCCTCGAAGCCCTGCGACACCCCGACGCCGACGTGCGCCGGGCCGCCGCCGACGGCCTCAACCCGATGGCCGCGGGGTCCTCCGTGGAGGGCGAGGCCGTGGAAGGGCTCGTCCGGCTCCTCGACCACGACGAGGAGACCGTCGTCCGCGTCGCCGCCGCGCAGGCGCTGGCCGGTCTCGACTGCGCCGAGGAACGCCACGTCGGTGCCGTCACCGACGCGCTGCAGCGGCACGCCGACTCGCCGGTCCCCGCCCTCCGCGCCGTCAGCTTCCGCGACGCCCTCGCACGGCACATCCCGGACGCGTACGACCGGCTGCTGCACGAGCTCGAATCCCCGGACGTGCACTGGGCGTTCGTGGCGGGCTGCCTGTTCGCCGCGCTGGACGACGGGTTCCGGGTCCCCGACGACCTCCGTCCCCGCGTCCTCGAACGCCTGGAGCGGCTGGAGGCCGACGGCTGGGCCGACCGGTGCGCGGTGCCGGACGGCTACCCGGATCCGGACGACCTCGCCGAAATGCTCTCTCAGCTGATGGAGCGGCTGCGCGCCGGCACGAACTAG
- a CDS encoding restriction endonuclease encodes MSRRSSGFVGVWAEMQRQQQRQSEAEARRQRQQAQQARAYQWRAAQSHREYRQAEAQRRTEELDAQVAALQGILAAGCRAAPFRSSSLMRPEEVPPFAPGPLTQPEQLAAYQREYRAWADGQLAEVRAHNAGVAAVTQGVRRRDPDAVVEYFSAALYASTGWPEGFPRQVAAAYDPAAGQLVLDWELPAYGVVPEVKSVRYMYGTDQDKEIARPTSQRRALYREVLAQCMLLVLHEVYASDEFGVLDSVALNGFVDGHDPTTGRPGRIFLATVMASRSSFRELYLAQVDACSCLAEALRGQLSSRPDQLASVRPGRRPQDVGNRVVAHGSDEEPDLYAMDPVAFENLVAELFRAMGMQAVTTARSHDGGVDVDALDPTPIRGGKMVVQVKRYRNTVPPTAVRDLYGTVQDAGVNKGVLVTTSGFGPGSHTFANGKPLELISGAELVDLLHRHGLRGRLGGGNGQSEAPSPLSEPDPRLPDDYNVLGMSWTGSVALDVCTLVCRGTRVIGDDFFVFYNNLQTPDGSVRAVAAAAPDKAAVCVSFDALPAEADRLVLAAAVDPEVNPDADLSGFTDACIRLLDPELTELGTLEVSDGRPRETALVLGSFRRRANGDWDFVLGGKGYTGGLEELVQDFGIEVE; translated from the coding sequence ATGAGTCGTCGATCCAGCGGTTTTGTCGGTGTGTGGGCCGAAATGCAACGGCAACAACAGCGCCAGTCGGAAGCTGAAGCCAGGCGGCAGCGACAGCAGGCTCAGCAAGCGCGGGCGTATCAGTGGCGCGCCGCCCAGAGCCATCGCGAGTACCGGCAGGCCGAGGCGCAGCGACGCACCGAGGAGCTGGACGCGCAGGTCGCGGCGCTGCAGGGGATTCTTGCCGCGGGCTGCCGGGCCGCGCCCTTCAGGTCCTCCTCGCTCATGCGCCCGGAGGAGGTTCCGCCGTTCGCCCCCGGACCATTGACGCAGCCCGAGCAGCTGGCCGCCTACCAGCGGGAGTACCGGGCGTGGGCCGATGGACAGCTGGCCGAAGTGCGTGCCCACAACGCAGGCGTCGCCGCCGTGACCCAAGGAGTGAGGCGCCGGGATCCTGATGCGGTGGTCGAGTACTTCTCGGCGGCTCTGTATGCGTCGACGGGATGGCCGGAGGGATTTCCGCGGCAGGTCGCGGCCGCCTATGACCCTGCCGCCGGCCAATTGGTGCTTGATTGGGAACTGCCCGCCTACGGCGTCGTTCCTGAGGTCAAGTCGGTTCGGTACATGTACGGGACCGACCAGGACAAGGAGATAGCTCGCCCGACGAGCCAACGCCGTGCTCTGTACAGAGAAGTCCTCGCCCAGTGCATGCTGCTTGTGTTGCACGAGGTCTATGCTTCGGACGAGTTTGGCGTTCTCGATTCCGTTGCCCTGAACGGATTCGTCGACGGGCACGACCCCACGACAGGCCGGCCGGGGCGTATTTTCCTCGCCACCGTGATGGCGTCCCGTTCTTCGTTCCGTGAGCTCTACTTGGCACAAGTGGACGCCTGCAGCTGCCTGGCCGAAGCGCTGAGGGGGCAGCTCTCGTCGCGCCCCGACCAACTGGCGTCGGTCAGGCCCGGGCGACGTCCGCAGGACGTCGGGAACCGCGTCGTCGCCCACGGCAGCGACGAGGAACCGGACCTTTACGCGATGGACCCGGTCGCATTCGAGAATCTCGTCGCCGAACTCTTCCGGGCCATGGGAATGCAGGCCGTGACGACGGCACGGTCCCATGACGGCGGTGTGGACGTCGACGCCCTGGATCCGACGCCGATCCGTGGCGGCAAGATGGTCGTGCAGGTCAAGCGCTACCGCAATACGGTGCCGCCCACCGCTGTGCGTGATCTGTACGGGACGGTGCAGGACGCGGGGGTCAACAAGGGTGTCCTCGTGACGACGTCGGGGTTCGGTCCTGGATCCCACACTTTCGCCAACGGGAAGCCGCTGGAGCTGATCTCGGGTGCCGAACTCGTCGATCTGCTGCATCGGCACGGTCTGCGCGGACGGCTCGGCGGCGGAAACGGGCAGTCGGAGGCTCCGTCGCCCCTCTCGGAGCCGGACCCCCGACTGCCCGACGACTACAACGTTCTGGGCATGTCGTGGACAGGAAGCGTCGCCTTGGACGTATGCACACTCGTCTGCCGGGGCACTCGTGTCATCGGCGACGACTTCTTCGTCTTCTACAACAATCTGCAGACTCCGGACGGTTCCGTGCGGGCAGTGGCCGCCGCCGCGCCCGACAAGGCCGCGGTCTGCGTCTCCTTCGACGCACTGCCGGCCGAGGCCGACCGACTCGTGCTGGCGGCCGCAGTCGACCCCGAAGTCAACCCGGACGCCGACCTCTCTGGATTCACGGATGCCTGTATCCGCCTGCTCGACCCCGAACTGACCGAGCTCGGTACCCTCGAGGTCTCCGACGGCCGCCCACGCGAAACCGCTCTCGTACTCGGTTCGTTCCGTCGCAGGGCGAACGGGGACTGGGACTTCGTCCTGGGAGGCAAGGGTTATACGGGAGGTCTGGAAGAGCTGGTGCAGGACTTCGGCATCGAGGTGGAGTAG
- a CDS encoding LacI family DNA-binding transcriptional regulator, protein MTEEPRPTLEAVAARAGVSRATVSRVVNGDPGVREVLAEKVRQAVDELGYVPNRAARSLVTRRHDAVAVVIAEPETRVFADPFFALQLRGISKELTAHDIQLVLLLTEGRDDHERVGRYLAGGHVDGALVFSLHLDDPLPGIIRRAGVPTVFGGRPGWPEAEGGGPDAPYVDCDNRGGAREAVRHLVGLGRRRIAHITGALDQTSAVDRLDGYRDALPDVDPALIAEGDFTPAGGERAMRELLDRTPELDAVFAANDLTASGALRVLRERGRRVPDDVAVVGFDDMLPVAEQTEPPLTTVRQDIEEMGRLMARMLLRGRGVQERGAGTEGEGAVESGGGPAGVVLPTALVRRASA, encoded by the coding sequence GTGACCGAGGAACCGCGTCCCACTCTGGAGGCCGTGGCCGCTCGTGCCGGGGTTTCCAGGGCCACCGTCTCGCGCGTCGTCAACGGGGACCCGGGGGTGCGGGAGGTGCTCGCCGAGAAGGTGCGGCAGGCCGTCGACGAGCTGGGGTACGTGCCCAACCGGGCCGCCCGGAGCCTGGTCACGCGGCGCCACGACGCGGTCGCCGTCGTGATCGCCGAGCCCGAGACGCGGGTCTTCGCCGACCCGTTTTTCGCGCTGCAACTGCGCGGCATCAGCAAGGAGTTGACGGCGCATGACATCCAGCTCGTGCTGCTCCTCACGGAGGGGCGGGACGATCACGAGCGGGTGGGGCGGTATCTCGCGGGCGGGCACGTCGACGGCGCGCTCGTCTTCTCGCTGCACTTGGACGACCCGCTGCCCGGCATCATCCGCCGCGCCGGCGTCCCGACCGTCTTCGGCGGGCGCCCCGGCTGGCCCGAGGCGGAGGGTGGCGGGCCGGACGCGCCCTACGTCGACTGCGACAACCGGGGCGGCGCCCGGGAAGCCGTGCGGCATCTGGTCGGCCTCGGACGACGCCGTATCGCGCACATCACCGGCGCCCTCGACCAGACCTCCGCGGTCGACCGGCTCGACGGGTACCGCGACGCCCTGCCCGACGTCGACCCCGCACTGATCGCCGAGGGCGACTTCACCCCGGCGGGCGGGGAGCGTGCGATGCGAGAACTGCTCGACCGTACGCCCGAGTTGGACGCCGTCTTCGCGGCCAACGACCTGACCGCGTCCGGCGCCCTCCGGGTGCTCCGCGAACGAGGTCGCAGGGTGCCGGACGACGTGGCGGTGGTCGGCTTCGACGACATGCTCCCGGTCGCCGAGCAGACCGAACCGCCCCTCACCACGGTCCGTCAGGACATAGAGGAGATGGGGCGGTTGATGGCCAGGATGCTGCTCAGGGGGAGGGGAGTGCAGGAGCGCGGCGCAGGTACGGAGGGGGAGGGGGCAGTGGAGAGTGGCGGCGGGCCTGCCGGTGTGGTTCTGCCGACGGCCCTCGTGCGCCGCGCCTCCGCATAG